The Nocardiopsis composta genome includes the window CGACGCCTCCGCCGAGCGGGTGGTCGACCCCGCGGCCATGGAGTCCAAGAGCACCAACAGCCCGTATCGGGGCATGCGCCTGCCGGGACGCGTCACCGGCACGTTCCTGCGCGGCGTCCCGACGGTCCTCGATGGGAAGATCCAGTGACTGCACAACCGACCGGTCCCGAAACCGTCCCGGCCACGCTGGTGCTGGAGGACGGCCGCGTCTTCCGCGGCCGCTCCTTCGGCGCGCGCGGCGAGACCTTCGGCGAGATCGTCTTCAACACCGGCATGACCGGCTACCAGGAGACGCTGACCGACCCGTCCTACCACCGCCAGATCGTCACCATGACGGCGCCGCACATCGGCAACACCGGGGTGAACGACGACGACCCCGAGTCCGGCCGCATCTGGGTGGCCGGCTACGTGGTGCGCGAGCCCGCGCGGGTCCCGTCCAACTGGCGCGCCCAGCGCACCCTCGACGAGGAGCTGCGCCGCCAGGGCGTGGTGGGCATCGCCGTCGACGGCACCCGGGCGCTCACCCGGCACCTGCGCGACCGGGGTGCGATGCGCGCGGTGATCAGCACCGAGGAGCACGACCCGGCCCGGCTGCTGGAGAAGGTCGCCGCCTCGCCGAAGATGACCGGGGCCGACCTGTCCGGCGAGGTCACCACCGCCGAGCCGTACACCGTGCGGCCGCCGGAGGGCGTGCCGGTCCGGTTCACCGTCGCAGCGGTCGACCTGGGCATCAAGGCGATGACCCCGCAGCGGCTGGCCGAGCGGGGCTGCGAGGTCACCGTGCTGCCGGGCACCGCCACCGCCGAGGAGATCCTGGCGCTCGGCACCGACGGGGTGTTCTTCAGCAACGGCCCCGGCGACCCGGCCACCGCGGACGCCAGCGTCGAGGCGCTGCGCGCCGTGCTGGAGGCCCGCAAGCCGTTCTTCGGCATCTGCTTCGGCAACCAGATCCTCGGCCGCGCGCTCGGGCTGGGCACCTTCAAGCTCCGGTTCGGCCACCGCGGGGTGAACCAGCCGGTGCAGGACGTGCACACCAAGCGGGTCCACATCACCAGCCACAACCACGGCTTCGCGGTCGACGCCCCCACCGACGGGCCGTTCGACACCCCGTTCGGCCGCGCCGAGGTCAGCCACGTCGACCTCAACGACGGGGTGGTCGAGGGGCTGCGGCTGCTCGACCGGCCGGCGTTCAGCGTCCAGTACCACCCCGAGGCAGCCGCCGGCCCGCACGACGCCGCCGACCTGTTCGACGCGTTCTGCGACCTGATGGAGGCCGAGCGGGCCTCCGCGGGCGCCCCGCAGACCAACCGGCACGATCAGTAGAGGGAACCATGCCGCGCCGTAGTGACCTTTCATCCGTACTCGTGGTCGGCTCCGGTCCCATCGTGATCGGGCAGGCCGCCGAGTTCGACTACTCCGGGACCCAGGCGTGCCGCGTGCTCAAGGCCGAGGGCCTGCGCGTCATCCTGGTCAACTCCAACCCGGCGACCATCATGACCGACCCGGAGATCGCCGACGCCACCTACGTCGAGCCGATCACCCCGGAGATGGTCGAGAAGATCATCGCCAAGGAGCGCCCCGACGCCCTGCTGCCCACCCTGGGCGGGCAGACCGCGCTGAACACCGCGGTCGCCCTGCACGAGGCGGGGGTGCTGCAGAAGTACAACGTCGAGCTGATCGGCGCCGACATCGCCGCCATCCAGTCCGGCGAGGACCGGGAGACCTTCAAGGGCATCGTGGAGCGGGTCGGCGGCGAGTCCGCCCGCTCCCGGATCTGCCACTCCATCGAGGACTGCCTGGAGGCCGCCGGGGAGCTGGGCTACCCGGTCGTCGTCCGGCCCTCCTTCACCATGGGCGGCTCCGGCTCCGGCTTCGCCCACGACGAGGCGGAGCTGCGCCGCATCGCCGGGCAGGGCCTCACCCTGTCGCCGACCACCGAGGTGCTCCTGGAGGAGTCCATCCTCGGCTGGAAGGAGTACGAGCTGGAGCTGATGCGCGACGGCAACGACAACGTGGTCGTCGTCTGCTCCATCGAGAACTTCGACCCGATGGGCGTGCACACCGGCGACTCGGTGACCGTGGCCCCCGCCATGACCCTCACCGACCGCGAGTACCAGCGGATGCGCGACGTGGGCATCGCGGTCATCCGCGAGGTCGGGGTGGACACCGGCGGCTGCAACATCCAGTTCGCGGTCAACCCCGCCGACGGCCGGCTCATCGTCATCGAGATGAACCCGCGGGTCTCCCGCTCCTCGGCGCTGGCCTCCAAGGCCACCGGCTTCCCGATCGCCAAGATCGCCGCGAAGCTGGCGGTCGGCTACACCCTGGACGAGATCCCCAACGACATCACCCGGGAGACCCCGGCCAGCTTCGAGCCCAGCCTCGACTACGTGGTGGTCAAGGTCCCGCGGTTCGCCTTCGAGAAGTTCCCCGGCGCCGACCCCGGCCTGACCACCACCATGAAGTCGGTGGGCGAGGCCATGGCCATCGGCCGCTCCTTCCCCGAGGCGCTGCAGAAGGCGATGCGCTCGGTGGAGAAGAAGGGCACCGGCCTCACCTGGGCCGGCGAGCCGGGCGACAAGGAGGAGCTGCTCCGCGCCGCGACCACCCCGGGCGAGTACCGGCTGCGCCAGGTGCAGCAGGCGCTGCGCGCCGGCGCCACCGTGCGCGAGCTCTACGAGGCCACCGGCATCGACCCGTGGTTCCTCGACCAGATGCTGCTGCTGGAGGAGACCGCCCGCGAGCTGGCCGCCGCCCCGCAGCTGGACGCCGAGGCGCTGCGCCGCGCCAAGCGGCTGGGCTTCTCCGACGTGCAGATCGGCGAGATCACCGGCAAGCCCGAGGAGGTCGTCCGGGAGCTGCGCAACGCCCTGGACGTGCACCCGGTCTACCTGACCGTGGACACCTGCGCCGCGGAGTTCGCCGCCCGGACGCCCTACCTGTACTCCAGCTACGACGAGGAGACCGAGGTCCCGCAGGGCACCCGCCCCAAGGTGATCATCCTCGGCTCCGGCCCGAACCGGATCGGCCAGGGCGTCGAGTTCGACTACAGCTGCGTGCACGCCTCCTTCGCGCTCTCCGAGGCCGGCTACGAGACCGTCATGGTCAACTGCAACCCGGAGACGGTCTCCACCGACTACGACACCAGCGACCGGCTCTACTTCGAGCCGCTCACCCTGGAGGACGTCCTGGAGGTCGTCCGGGCCGAGCAGCTCACCGGCACCGTGGTCGGCGTGATCGTGCAGCTGGGCGGGCAGACCCCGCTGGGCCTGGCGCGCCGGCTCAAGGAGGCCGGGGTGCCCATCGTCGGCACCAGCCCCGAGGCGATCGACCTGGCCGAGGACCGCGGCGCGTTCGGCGAGGTGCTGGCCCGGGCCGGGCTGCCCGCGCCCAAGCACGGCACCGCGTTCTCCTTCGACGAGGCGCGCCGGGCCGCCGACGAGATCGGCTACCCGGTGATGGTCCGCCCCTCCTACGTGCTGGGCGGCCGCGGCATGGAGATCGTCTACGGCGAGGCCGTGCTGGCCGACTACATCGAGCGCAACGCCGAGGTCAGCCCGGACCACCCGGTGCTCATCGACCGGTTCCTCGACGACGCCATCGAGATCGACGTGGACGCGATCTACGACGGCGAGGAGCTCTACCTCGGCGGCGTGATGGAGCACATCGAGGAGGCCGGCATCCACTCCGGCGACTCGGCCTGCGCGC containing:
- the carB gene encoding carbamoyl-phosphate synthase large subunit, producing the protein MPRRSDLSSVLVVGSGPIVIGQAAEFDYSGTQACRVLKAEGLRVILVNSNPATIMTDPEIADATYVEPITPEMVEKIIAKERPDALLPTLGGQTALNTAVALHEAGVLQKYNVELIGADIAAIQSGEDRETFKGIVERVGGESARSRICHSIEDCLEAAGELGYPVVVRPSFTMGGSGSGFAHDEAELRRIAGQGLTLSPTTEVLLEESILGWKEYELELMRDGNDNVVVVCSIENFDPMGVHTGDSVTVAPAMTLTDREYQRMRDVGIAVIREVGVDTGGCNIQFAVNPADGRLIVIEMNPRVSRSSALASKATGFPIAKIAAKLAVGYTLDEIPNDITRETPASFEPSLDYVVVKVPRFAFEKFPGADPGLTTTMKSVGEAMAIGRSFPEALQKAMRSVEKKGTGLTWAGEPGDKEELLRAATTPGEYRLRQVQQALRAGATVRELYEATGIDPWFLDQMLLLEETARELAAAPQLDAEALRRAKRLGFSDVQIGEITGKPEEVVRELRNALDVHPVYLTVDTCAAEFAARTPYLYSSYDEETEVPQGTRPKVIILGSGPNRIGQGVEFDYSCVHASFALSEAGYETVMVNCNPETVSTDYDTSDRLYFEPLTLEDVLEVVRAEQLTGTVVGVIVQLGGQTPLGLARRLKEAGVPIVGTSPEAIDLAEDRGAFGEVLARAGLPAPKHGTAFSFDEARRAADEIGYPVMVRPSYVLGGRGMEIVYGEAVLADYIERNAEVSPDHPVLIDRFLDDAIEIDVDAIYDGEELYLGGVMEHIEEAGIHSGDSACALPSITLGSEDIERIRYSTEGIARGTGVRGLLNVQYALASGVLYVLEANPRASRTVPFVSKATAVPLAKAAARVMLGATVAELRAEGLLPASGDGATLPLDAPIAVKEAVLPFNRFIDRQGEGVDTVLGPEMRSTGEVMGLDADFGAAYAKSQQAAYGSLPTRGTVFVSVANQDKRHMIFPVKRLADLGFEILATEGTAWVLRRNGVPARAVRKHSEGPGPDGEPTIVQLIHDGAVDLIVNTPFGGAGQSGPRLDGYEIRTAAVVRGVPSVTTVQGLAAAVQGIEALARGDIGVRSLQEHAESLRGARR
- the carA gene encoding glutamine-hydrolyzing carbamoyl-phosphate synthase small subunit, which translates into the protein MTAQPTGPETVPATLVLEDGRVFRGRSFGARGETFGEIVFNTGMTGYQETLTDPSYHRQIVTMTAPHIGNTGVNDDDPESGRIWVAGYVVREPARVPSNWRAQRTLDEELRRQGVVGIAVDGTRALTRHLRDRGAMRAVISTEEHDPARLLEKVAASPKMTGADLSGEVTTAEPYTVRPPEGVPVRFTVAAVDLGIKAMTPQRLAERGCEVTVLPGTATAEEILALGTDGVFFSNGPGDPATADASVEALRAVLEARKPFFGICFGNQILGRALGLGTFKLRFGHRGVNQPVQDVHTKRVHITSHNHGFAVDAPTDGPFDTPFGRAEVSHVDLNDGVVEGLRLLDRPAFSVQYHPEAAAGPHDAADLFDAFCDLMEAERASAGAPQTNRHDQ